GCAACAACACAATACCTTGACCTCCCTGCCATTCCATATCCATCTTCATTAGAGGCAGCTGGCGAAAACGCGGTATTGGGTGAATCTCCAAGGCCATTATCATCATCAGAGGAACCCCATCTTGAGTAGTCACTTGGTCTGGAATAGTCACTTGTTCTGGAATAGTCACTTGGCCTATAACCCCATCTAAAACTGGGATCAAAGTCACTTGGTCTGTGACCGAATATCACACGATCACACACACTGAATCTTCTATCCAGCCGTGGCTGTGCAGTTGAAGGATCATTGTCCATTCTCCAGCTGGTTGAAGAAGATGTCTGGAAAGAGAGGCGATGAAAGTAACAAGAGTTCTTCTGTCGAGCCGATCCCTCGAAATCTGCATCCAATTCTACAACCGGCTGAGGAATAGGAGATGGTGCATAGTACACATTGCCTCCATTAGCACCAGGAAGATTGTTCAAAGTCTTCCCAATCAGAGCAAGCCACTTTTTTGCAGGACCATTGTCCTCAGCCCCTAAGATATTACCAGCATTCAAGGGAACTATCTCTTGAAATCTGCAACACAAACAAAAGTAGCAATCTTGTTATTGGTAACCAATTAAAGCAAAGACTTTTCCCTCAAAAAGAAGTAATTTAATTCATACCCAAGAACATATATATCTGCAGCTGGTGATGCATGAAGCCAATCATCTATGCTCAAATTACTTGTTGGGGATCTTCCAGCCACATTCCATGTTGCAACAAAAATGCTATAGTTGTGGACATCTATGATTCGAGGTTGCTCAAGATtcattcttcctcttcttcctcctcctcctcccttgtctGTACATTGCAATTTATGAGGATTTTGTATAAATTGTCAGAATCCATTCATTGAAGATTGTGTGTGTTTACCTGTTTTGCTCTTCATGTTTGAGCATGGCTCTCTCTCGGAGAAGCTGCTTCTGCTTCTGTATTCCACGTCACCAACTTCAGAAAGAAACAAAATTCATGAAAATCAATGAGCATTGGTGAATCCGAAGCAGCAGAGAAAATGCATAGGAATGAGGGATGAATTTGATGAAGGAAACTAGGCTTTAAATAATtgttgaataaaaaaaagatgtgcACCTCCATAACCATAAGAAACAGCATTTGGTTGGTGAGAGTCCTCAGTTTTGGTTTTGATGTTGAAGAACTTTCTGACCATTCTCTTGGACCATGATAGCTTCATGATTCACCACAACAGAGGGAACAAAAGTTAACAGAGTTGCCGAGAATTCAAAGATGGTtatggaagaagaaaaaacaaaaataaaatgagagagagagagagagagaaagagtggAGAAAAAGCCAACCTTGGTGTTGTTTGAATGATCAAGTCTCATTGTTAATGTTGTAATTCATAAAGattgagaagagaggaagaagaagaatttcatgtGACTAAAGAGGGTTATGGTTGTGAATTGTGAATTATGTTGTTTGTGTGTCTTAACTCTTAAAAGCATAAGCATAGTGCCTCGTTCTGTGGAACAAGGTTGTTGTTTTTTCAACAGAATAAAGCACAGTATGTATGTAACAACTTTATTcataaattattaaatcaatattatattatgtgctttatagagagaagagaggggcaTAGCTTTTAACGATTCTGAACATAGAACAACAACCGCCACAACCAGCAAAGGCTGCACCCACCTTACTCACCAAACGTTTCTATATTTTTGCAtgtattcttcttcttcccgtTCTGCTCTTCTTACCAAAGCCAAAGCAAAAGTAGATCATACAgcattaaattattatttttattcattacaATTTAGAATCATCGTGAATTTGTTATGTTTTGTACCATACTTTTGTGACAACAGTTATATAATAATGATAGATTTCGTCCTCTTTAATAGGtataattttacaataaaatgTTATTATTTACAACAAATATTCTTTTTAAGTCTTCCTCTAACAATTGTCTTTACTATCATATAGTATTGAGCATTTTATGGAGCAATGTGATAGTATGTATAATGTATATGATTGGTGGAAGGGGATGCATATATAGCACGGAATGTTTGGATCTGTAGCCAATCAAGTTGAAGAACTTTTGGCACTCCACCCAAATTTGgggttcatctttttctttttgatttcaTGATGCATTAGGAGGGAGGTTTCAGTTTCATAATGTATGTGTTTGTTATGTTAATTTAGACTTTAGAATCATGCGCCGTCCATTGCTACTGCCTTTTGAATATCCTCGAGCGTTCAACAAATCCATGCCATCTCTATTCTCTAACATTAACACTATGCGGGTCAAATCCTCAAATGTTCAACCATAATTCCAATTTCAGAAAACAACAGTTCTAGTGTACATGGTTAcgtaaatataattaaactagCAAAGGGCACAAAACTGTAACAAAGAGAGAGGCATATAGTATAAAATAGTATAAAGTGTACATGTAAATTGAATCATACACCTTAGGCGAAGAAGAAGTGGTCCTACAAATTTGGGTGGCACAGAGTTTTCATGTAATGTAATAGTCTATATCTATTTGAGTATAGACAATCTATACAAGATTCAGCATCTTCATCAGTGGTATCATATCTAGCTAGCTAAGAAGAACCAACCAACTTCTTTGGATTCAATAGTGATATGATGTCCATTTTCATTTTGAGAAAGAGAGGCAAACTTTGTGGTAGAGAATTAAATGCTATGCCTTCTGAACAGATATTTAGCAATACAATTTGTACTGTCACAATGCAAAGTGCTGGTAAGGGGAACACATTTAAACGCAGTGATGATGAATTATTGAATTTGTTCAATCATATTAAAATCTATCACGCATAGCATGGATCTGTTTCCTTAAATATGTAGTTAAGCTTGAAAGTAATAAATGACTCATTATTCAACGTATGAGTGAAAAAGCATTGGCCACAACTGCACGACATTCAATTGTTGAAACTTGGAAATAAGACCATCCATATATACATAAAGACATCATTGAGTaacacaaattttaaatttttataagacATAAAAATACTACTacgtatatataaaatataaaatattttta
The genomic region above belongs to Arachis stenosperma cultivar V10309 chromosome 5, arast.V10309.gnm1.PFL2, whole genome shotgun sequence and contains:
- the LOC130982523 gene encoding type IV inositol polyphosphate 5-phosphatase 7-like isoform X2 produces the protein MRLDHSNNTKLSWSKRMVRKFFNIKTKTEDSHQPNAVSYGYGVGDVEYRSRSSFSEREPCSNMKSKTDKGGGGGRRGRMNLEQPRIIDVHNYSIFVATWNVAGRSPTSNLSIDDWLHASPAADIYVLGFQEIVPLNAGNILGAEDNGPAKKWLALIGKTLNNLPGANGGNVYYAPSPIPQPVVELDADFEGSARQKNSCYFHRLSFQTSSSTSWRMDNDPSTAQPRLDRRFSVCDRVIFGHRPSDFDPSFRWGYRPSDYSRTSDYSRPSDYSRWGSSDDDNGLGDSPNTAFSPAASNEDGYGMAGRSRYCVVASKQMVGIFLTIWVRSELKDHVGNMKVSCVGRGLMGYLGNKGSISISMSIHETNFCFICSHLTSGQKEGDELRRNSDVMEILKKTRFPRVHGSDNDKSPETILQHDRIIWLGDLNYRIALSYRSAKALVEMQNWRALLENDQSRKRVVHLLDGMKARFISLQHTNIQPILIDMQEMICTLRRKGEHRPGVTVFCGTVEDSINCLMCVENQDSQTIGLFMAYFGLKLSQVMEE
- the LOC130982523 gene encoding type IV inositol polyphosphate 5-phosphatase 7-like isoform X1, whose product is MRLDHSNNTKLSWSKRMVRKFFNIKTKTEDSHQPNAVSYGYGVGDVEYRSRSSFSEREPCSNMKSKTDKGGGGGRRGRMNLEQPRIIDVHNYSIFVATWNVAGRSPTSNLSIDDWLHASPAADIYVLGFQEIVPLNAGNILGAEDNGPAKKWLALIGKTLNNLPGANGGNVYYAPSPIPQPVVELDADFEGSARQKNSCYFHRLSFQTSSSTSWRMDNDPSTAQPRLDRRFSVCDRVIFGHRPSDFDPSFRWGYRPSDYSRTSDYSRPSDYSRWGSSDDDNGLGDSPNTAFSPAASNEDGYGMAGRSRYCVVASKQMVGIFLTIWVRSELKDHVGNMKVSCVGRGLMGYLGNKGSISISMSIHETNFCFICSHLTSGQKEGDELRRNSDVMEILKKTRFPRVHGSDNDKSPETILQHDRIIWLGDLNYRIALSYRSAKALVEMQNWRALLENDQVPMLRIEQKKGRAFVGWNEGKIYFPPTYKYSTNSDRYAGDDMHPKEKRRTPAWCDRILWHGGGLHQLSYVRGESRFSDHRPVYGIFWAEVESSHGRMKKSMSCSSRSRIEVEELLPYSHGYTELTFF